One Comamonas endophytica DNA window includes the following coding sequences:
- a CDS encoding PA2169 family four-helix-bundle protein, whose amino-acid sequence MPAPWIADDFFLRRTQRQLRPVGAGRSQAAATSDAANESPKIQANHEAAQDEFWHDHYHLESYYVSGRGYDQYRPAYELGWRAALQYPGDFASVVPVLEAQWQRDRGTSLLDWRQVSGAVKAAWERMRHAGPTVGLSHLQLLAMLQALQRLNLQTAKCLRLAVEQAPAGLLQQMLQRHIQAFEAASAELQHEFALPAHDRHGRRLSATLQRGWESVKALMGQPTMPRLMDASEDAERMLLVAYRGALRESLPEATRTVLQRQAMAVQRGIEALHWLRSCLPL is encoded by the coding sequence ATGCCTGCTCCCTGGATTGCCGATGATTTCTTCCTGCGCCGCACGCAGCGCCAGCTGCGCCCGGTTGGCGCAGGTCGAAGCCAGGCAGCCGCCACAAGCGACGCTGCCAATGAAAGCCCGAAAATTCAAGCCAACCATGAAGCGGCCCAAGACGAGTTCTGGCACGACCACTACCATCTCGAGTCCTATTACGTGAGCGGACGGGGCTATGACCAGTACCGCCCGGCCTACGAGCTGGGCTGGCGCGCGGCACTGCAATACCCTGGTGATTTCGCCTCCGTGGTGCCGGTGCTCGAGGCGCAATGGCAGCGCGACCGGGGCACCAGCCTGCTGGACTGGCGCCAGGTGAGCGGCGCCGTGAAGGCGGCCTGGGAACGCATGCGCCATGCGGGTCCGACCGTGGGCCTGTCGCATCTGCAGTTGCTGGCCATGCTGCAGGCACTGCAGCGCCTGAATCTTCAAACCGCCAAATGCCTGCGCCTGGCCGTCGAGCAGGCGCCTGCCGGACTGCTGCAGCAGATGCTACAGCGCCACATACAGGCCTTCGAAGCCGCCTCGGCCGAGCTCCAGCATGAATTTGCCCTGCCTGCGCACGACCGCCACGGCCGGCGGCTGTCCGCAACGCTGCAGCGCGGCTGGGAGTCCGTCAAGGCCCTGATGGGGCAGCCGACGATGCCCCGGCTGATGGATGCCAGCGAGGATGCCGAAAGGATGCTGCTGGTCGCCTACCGCGGCGCGCTGCGCGAAAGCCTGCCTGAAGCCACGCGCACCGTGCTGCAGCGCCAGGCGATGGCAGTGCAGCGCGGCATCGAAGCCTTGCAC